A portion of the Diprion similis isolate iyDipSimi1 chromosome 4, iyDipSimi1.1, whole genome shotgun sequence genome contains these proteins:
- the LOC124405779 gene encoding casein kinase I-like isoform X4, with protein sequence MELRVGNKYRLGRKIGSGSFGDIYLGTNISTGEEVAIKLECIKTRHPQLHIESKFYKMMQGGVGIPTIKWCGSEGDYNVMVMELLGPSLEDLFNFCSRKFSLKTVLLLADQLISRTDYIHSRNFIHRDIKPDNFLMGLGKKGNLVYIIDFGLAKKYRDGRTHMHIPYRENKNLTGTARYASINTHLGIEQSRRDDLESLGYVLMYFNRGSLPWQGLKAATKRQKYERISEKKMSTPTDELCKGYPAEFSTYLRYCRQLRFEERPDYSYLRQLFRTLFHSQGFTYDYVFDWNMLKFGNARQPALPSAQQPPSHSQPTNAAPPSGTNNDQEHRSSSRPYTRQCLANALGLGPAGPTVGTSSRRQKHETMDARGDQDNQDKSDLQAGAGGQERRVSMRLHRSNAAAAAGEMQPKSKKRQCDGNGTAHSGGQAGKRSAQQVSANHASNQHSSLPGSRQSRK encoded by the exons GGACGAACATTTCCACGGGTGAGGAAGTCGCCATAAAGCTAGAATGCATAAAAACAAGGCATCCCCAGCTCCATATAGAgtcgaaattttacaaaatgatgCAGGGTGGTG ttGGAATCCCCACAATAAAATGGTGCGGTTCGGAAGGTGACTATAATGTTATGGTGATGGAACTACTCGGCCCATCGCTAGAagatcttttcaatttttgttctcgaaaattttcgttaaaaactgTTCTACTACTCGCTGATCAATTG ATAAGCAGAACGGATTACATTCATAgtcgaaatttcattcaccGGGATATCAAACCTGACAATTTTCTTATGGGCTTGGGAAAGAAAGGAAATcttgtatatattatagattTCGGTTTGGCCAAAAAGTATCGAGATGGTCGGACGCACATGCACATACCTtatcgagaaaataaaaacctcACAGGAACTGCCAG ATACGCAAGTATAAATACACATTTGGGAATTGAACAATCACGGAGAGATGATCTTGAGTCGTTAGGTTATGTTCTGATGTATTTTAATCGGGGAAGCCTCCCTTGGCAGGGGCTGAAGGCAGCTACGAAGAGGCAAAAGTATGAACGCatctcggaaaaaaaaatgtctactcCTACAGACGAACTTTGCAAGGGTTATCCCG CCGAATTCTCAACGTATTTGAGGTACTGTAGGCAGCTGCGTTTCGAAGAGCGACCAGATTATTCATACCTGCGTCAGTTATTTCGCACATTGTTTCATAGTCAGGGATTTACTTACGACTATGTTTTCGACTGGAACATGTTAAAGTTTGGTAACGCCCGGCAACCCGCACTGCCCTCGGCACAACAGCCCCCTAGCCACTCACAGCCCACTAATGCGGCACCTCCTAGTGGGACCAACAATGATCAGGAACATCGCTCAAG TTCCAGGCCTTACACTCGACAATGTCTGGCAAATGCATTGGGTCTCGGTCCTGCGGGTCCGACGGTTGGTACTTCTAGTCGTCGCCAGAAACATGAGACGATGGACGCACGTGGTGATCAGGACAATCAGGACAAGAGCGACCTCCAAG CTGGTGCTGGTGGCCAAGAGCGAAGGGTCAGTATGCGGCTTCACCGAAGTAACGCTGCTGCAGCTGCCGGAGAAATGCAGCCCAAATCCAA GAAGCGCCAATGCGACGGCAATGGTACCGCCCATTCTGGTGGCCAGGCGGGCAAGCGTTCAGCACAACAAGTGAGCGCCAACCATGCTTCCAATCAGCACTCATCTTTGCCTGGCAGTCGTCAGAGTCGGAAGTAA
- the LOC124405779 gene encoding casein kinase I-like isoform X3 — protein MELRVGNKYRLGRKIGSGSFGDIYLGTNISTGEEVAIKLECIKTRHPQLHIESKFYKMMQGGVGIPTIKWCGSEGDYNVMVMELLGPSLEDLFNFCSRKFSLKTVLLLADQLISRTDYIHSRNFIHRDIKPDNFLMGLGKKGNLVYIIDFGLAKKYRDGRTHMHIPYRENKNLTGTARYASINTHLGIEQSRRDDLESLGYVLMYFNRGSLPWQGLKAATKRQKYERISEKKMSTPTDELCKGYPAEFSTYLRYCRQLRFEERPDYSYLRQLFRTLFHSQGFTYDYVFDWNMLKFGNARQPALPSAQQPPSHSQPTNAAPPSGTNNDQEHRSSSRPYTRQCLANALGLGPAGPTVGTSSRRQKHETMDARGDQDNQDKSDLQAAGAGGQERRVSMRLHRSNAAAAAGEMQPKSKKRQCDGNGTAHSGGQAGKRSAQQVSANHASNQHSSLPGSRQSRK, from the exons GGACGAACATTTCCACGGGTGAGGAAGTCGCCATAAAGCTAGAATGCATAAAAACAAGGCATCCCCAGCTCCATATAGAgtcgaaattttacaaaatgatgCAGGGTGGTG ttGGAATCCCCACAATAAAATGGTGCGGTTCGGAAGGTGACTATAATGTTATGGTGATGGAACTACTCGGCCCATCGCTAGAagatcttttcaatttttgttctcgaaaattttcgttaaaaactgTTCTACTACTCGCTGATCAATTG ATAAGCAGAACGGATTACATTCATAgtcgaaatttcattcaccGGGATATCAAACCTGACAATTTTCTTATGGGCTTGGGAAAGAAAGGAAATcttgtatatattatagattTCGGTTTGGCCAAAAAGTATCGAGATGGTCGGACGCACATGCACATACCTtatcgagaaaataaaaacctcACAGGAACTGCCAG ATACGCAAGTATAAATACACATTTGGGAATTGAACAATCACGGAGAGATGATCTTGAGTCGTTAGGTTATGTTCTGATGTATTTTAATCGGGGAAGCCTCCCTTGGCAGGGGCTGAAGGCAGCTACGAAGAGGCAAAAGTATGAACGCatctcggaaaaaaaaatgtctactcCTACAGACGAACTTTGCAAGGGTTATCCCG CCGAATTCTCAACGTATTTGAGGTACTGTAGGCAGCTGCGTTTCGAAGAGCGACCAGATTATTCATACCTGCGTCAGTTATTTCGCACATTGTTTCATAGTCAGGGATTTACTTACGACTATGTTTTCGACTGGAACATGTTAAAGTTTGGTAACGCCCGGCAACCCGCACTGCCCTCGGCACAACAGCCCCCTAGCCACTCACAGCCCACTAATGCGGCACCTCCTAGTGGGACCAACAATGATCAGGAACATCGCTCAAG TTCCAGGCCTTACACTCGACAATGTCTGGCAAATGCATTGGGTCTCGGTCCTGCGGGTCCGACGGTTGGTACTTCTAGTCGTCGCCAGAAACATGAGACGATGGACGCACGTGGTGATCAGGACAATCAGGACAAGAGCGACCTCCAAG CAGCTGGTGCTGGTGGCCAAGAGCGAAGGGTCAGTATGCGGCTTCACCGAAGTAACGCTGCTGCAGCTGCCGGAGAAATGCAGCCCAAATCCAA GAAGCGCCAATGCGACGGCAATGGTACCGCCCATTCTGGTGGCCAGGCGGGCAAGCGTTCAGCACAACAAGTGAGCGCCAACCATGCTTCCAATCAGCACTCATCTTTGCCTGGCAGTCGTCAGAGTCGGAAGTAA
- the LOC124405779 gene encoding casein kinase I-like isoform X5 — MELRVGNKYRLGRKIGSGSFGDIYLGTNISTGEEVAIKLECIKTRHPQLHIESKFYKMMQGGVGIPTIKWCGSEGDYNVMVMELLGPSLEDLFNFCSRKFSLKTVLLLADQLISRTDYIHSRNFIHRDIKPDNFLMGLGKKGNLVYIIDFGLAKKYRDGRTHMHIPYRENKNLTGTARYASINTHLGIEQSRRDDLESLGYVLMYFNRGSLPWQGLKAATKRQKYERISEKKMSTPTDELCKGYPAEFSTYLRYCRQLRFEERPDYSYLRQLFRTLFHSQGFTYDYVFDWNMLKFGNARQPALPSAQQPPSHSQPTNAAPPSGTNNDQEHRSSSRPYTRQCLANALGLGPAGPTVGTSSRRQKHETMDARGDQDNQDKSDLQAAGAGGQERRVSMRLHRSNAAAAAGEMQPKSNANATAMVPPILVARRASVQHNK; from the exons GGACGAACATTTCCACGGGTGAGGAAGTCGCCATAAAGCTAGAATGCATAAAAACAAGGCATCCCCAGCTCCATATAGAgtcgaaattttacaaaatgatgCAGGGTGGTG ttGGAATCCCCACAATAAAATGGTGCGGTTCGGAAGGTGACTATAATGTTATGGTGATGGAACTACTCGGCCCATCGCTAGAagatcttttcaatttttgttctcgaaaattttcgttaaaaactgTTCTACTACTCGCTGATCAATTG ATAAGCAGAACGGATTACATTCATAgtcgaaatttcattcaccGGGATATCAAACCTGACAATTTTCTTATGGGCTTGGGAAAGAAAGGAAATcttgtatatattatagattTCGGTTTGGCCAAAAAGTATCGAGATGGTCGGACGCACATGCACATACCTtatcgagaaaataaaaacctcACAGGAACTGCCAG ATACGCAAGTATAAATACACATTTGGGAATTGAACAATCACGGAGAGATGATCTTGAGTCGTTAGGTTATGTTCTGATGTATTTTAATCGGGGAAGCCTCCCTTGGCAGGGGCTGAAGGCAGCTACGAAGAGGCAAAAGTATGAACGCatctcggaaaaaaaaatgtctactcCTACAGACGAACTTTGCAAGGGTTATCCCG CCGAATTCTCAACGTATTTGAGGTACTGTAGGCAGCTGCGTTTCGAAGAGCGACCAGATTATTCATACCTGCGTCAGTTATTTCGCACATTGTTTCATAGTCAGGGATTTACTTACGACTATGTTTTCGACTGGAACATGTTAAAGTTTGGTAACGCCCGGCAACCCGCACTGCCCTCGGCACAACAGCCCCCTAGCCACTCACAGCCCACTAATGCGGCACCTCCTAGTGGGACCAACAATGATCAGGAACATCGCTCAAG TTCCAGGCCTTACACTCGACAATGTCTGGCAAATGCATTGGGTCTCGGTCCTGCGGGTCCGACGGTTGGTACTTCTAGTCGTCGCCAGAAACATGAGACGATGGACGCACGTGGTGATCAGGACAATCAGGACAAGAGCGACCTCCAAG CAGCTGGTGCTGGTGGCCAAGAGCGAAGGGTCAGTATGCGGCTTCACCGAAGTAACGCTGCTGCAGCTGCCGGAGAAATGCAGCCCAAATCCAA CGCCAATGCGACGGCAATGGTACCGCCCATTCTGGTGGCCAGGCGGGCAAGCGTTCAGCACAACAAGTGA
- the LOC124405779 gene encoding casein kinase I-like isoform X6 produces MELRVGNKYRLGRKIGSGSFGDIYLGTNISTGEEVAIKLECIKTRHPQLHIESKFYKMMQGGVGIPTIKWCGSEGDYNVMVMELLGPSLEDLFNFCSRKFSLKTVLLLADQLISRTDYIHSRNFIHRDIKPDNFLMGLGKKGNLVYIIDFGLAKKYRDGRTHMHIPYRENKNLTGTARYASINTHLGIEQSRRDDLESLGYVLMYFNRGSLPWQGLKAATKRQKYERISEKKMSTPTDELCKGYPAEFSTYLRYCRQLRFEERPDYSYLRQLFRTLFHSQGFTYDYVFDWNMLKFGNARQPALPSAQQPPSHSQPTNAAPPSGTNNDQEHRSSSRPYTRQCLANALGLGPAGPTVGTSSRRQKHETMDARGDQDNQDKSDLQAGAGGQERRVSMRLHRSNAAAAAGEMQPKSNANATAMVPPILVARRASVQHNK; encoded by the exons GGACGAACATTTCCACGGGTGAGGAAGTCGCCATAAAGCTAGAATGCATAAAAACAAGGCATCCCCAGCTCCATATAGAgtcgaaattttacaaaatgatgCAGGGTGGTG ttGGAATCCCCACAATAAAATGGTGCGGTTCGGAAGGTGACTATAATGTTATGGTGATGGAACTACTCGGCCCATCGCTAGAagatcttttcaatttttgttctcgaaaattttcgttaaaaactgTTCTACTACTCGCTGATCAATTG ATAAGCAGAACGGATTACATTCATAgtcgaaatttcattcaccGGGATATCAAACCTGACAATTTTCTTATGGGCTTGGGAAAGAAAGGAAATcttgtatatattatagattTCGGTTTGGCCAAAAAGTATCGAGATGGTCGGACGCACATGCACATACCTtatcgagaaaataaaaacctcACAGGAACTGCCAG ATACGCAAGTATAAATACACATTTGGGAATTGAACAATCACGGAGAGATGATCTTGAGTCGTTAGGTTATGTTCTGATGTATTTTAATCGGGGAAGCCTCCCTTGGCAGGGGCTGAAGGCAGCTACGAAGAGGCAAAAGTATGAACGCatctcggaaaaaaaaatgtctactcCTACAGACGAACTTTGCAAGGGTTATCCCG CCGAATTCTCAACGTATTTGAGGTACTGTAGGCAGCTGCGTTTCGAAGAGCGACCAGATTATTCATACCTGCGTCAGTTATTTCGCACATTGTTTCATAGTCAGGGATTTACTTACGACTATGTTTTCGACTGGAACATGTTAAAGTTTGGTAACGCCCGGCAACCCGCACTGCCCTCGGCACAACAGCCCCCTAGCCACTCACAGCCCACTAATGCGGCACCTCCTAGTGGGACCAACAATGATCAGGAACATCGCTCAAG TTCCAGGCCTTACACTCGACAATGTCTGGCAAATGCATTGGGTCTCGGTCCTGCGGGTCCGACGGTTGGTACTTCTAGTCGTCGCCAGAAACATGAGACGATGGACGCACGTGGTGATCAGGACAATCAGGACAAGAGCGACCTCCAAG CTGGTGCTGGTGGCCAAGAGCGAAGGGTCAGTATGCGGCTTCACCGAAGTAACGCTGCTGCAGCTGCCGGAGAAATGCAGCCCAAATCCAA CGCCAATGCGACGGCAATGGTACCGCCCATTCTGGTGGCCAGGCGGGCAAGCGTTCAGCACAACAAGTGA
- the LOC124405779 gene encoding casein kinase I-like isoform X8 → MELRVGNKYRLGRKIGSGSFGDIYLGTNISTGEEVAIKLECIKTRHPQLHIESKFYKMMQGGVGIPTIKWCGSEGDYNVMVMELLGPSLEDLFNFCSRKFSLKTVLLLADQLISRTDYIHSRNFIHRDIKPDNFLMGLGKKGNLVYIIDFGLAKKYRDGRTHMHIPYRENKNLTGTARYASINTHLGIEQSRRDDLESLGYVLMYFNRGSLPWQGLKAATKRQKYERISEKKMSTPTDELCKGYPAEFSTYLRYCRQLRFEERPDYSYLRQLFRTLFHSQGFTYDYVFDWNMLKFGNARQPALPSAQQPPSHSQPTNAAPPSGTNNDQEHRSSSRPYTRQCLANALGLGPAGPTVGTSSRRQKHETMDARGDQDNQDKSDLQAGAGGQERRVSMRLHRSNAAAAAGEMQPKSKGFRK, encoded by the exons GGACGAACATTTCCACGGGTGAGGAAGTCGCCATAAAGCTAGAATGCATAAAAACAAGGCATCCCCAGCTCCATATAGAgtcgaaattttacaaaatgatgCAGGGTGGTG ttGGAATCCCCACAATAAAATGGTGCGGTTCGGAAGGTGACTATAATGTTATGGTGATGGAACTACTCGGCCCATCGCTAGAagatcttttcaatttttgttctcgaaaattttcgttaaaaactgTTCTACTACTCGCTGATCAATTG ATAAGCAGAACGGATTACATTCATAgtcgaaatttcattcaccGGGATATCAAACCTGACAATTTTCTTATGGGCTTGGGAAAGAAAGGAAATcttgtatatattatagattTCGGTTTGGCCAAAAAGTATCGAGATGGTCGGACGCACATGCACATACCTtatcgagaaaataaaaacctcACAGGAACTGCCAG ATACGCAAGTATAAATACACATTTGGGAATTGAACAATCACGGAGAGATGATCTTGAGTCGTTAGGTTATGTTCTGATGTATTTTAATCGGGGAAGCCTCCCTTGGCAGGGGCTGAAGGCAGCTACGAAGAGGCAAAAGTATGAACGCatctcggaaaaaaaaatgtctactcCTACAGACGAACTTTGCAAGGGTTATCCCG CCGAATTCTCAACGTATTTGAGGTACTGTAGGCAGCTGCGTTTCGAAGAGCGACCAGATTATTCATACCTGCGTCAGTTATTTCGCACATTGTTTCATAGTCAGGGATTTACTTACGACTATGTTTTCGACTGGAACATGTTAAAGTTTGGTAACGCCCGGCAACCCGCACTGCCCTCGGCACAACAGCCCCCTAGCCACTCACAGCCCACTAATGCGGCACCTCCTAGTGGGACCAACAATGATCAGGAACATCGCTCAAG TTCCAGGCCTTACACTCGACAATGTCTGGCAAATGCATTGGGTCTCGGTCCTGCGGGTCCGACGGTTGGTACTTCTAGTCGTCGCCAGAAACATGAGACGATGGACGCACGTGGTGATCAGGACAATCAGGACAAGAGCGACCTCCAAG CTGGTGCTGGTGGCCAAGAGCGAAGGGTCAGTATGCGGCTTCACCGAAGTAACGCTGCTGCAGCTGCCGGAGAAATGCAGCCCAAATCCAA GGGTTTTAGGAAATGA
- the LOC124405779 gene encoding casein kinase I-like isoform X11 — protein MELRVGNKYRLGRKIGSGSFGDIYLGTNISTGEEVAIKLECIKTRHPQLHIESKFYKMMQGGVGIPTIKWCGSEGDYNVMVMELLGPSLEDLFNFCSRKFSLKTVLLLADQLISRTDYIHSRNFIHRDIKPDNFLMGLGKKGNLVYIIDFGLAKKYRDGRTHMHIPYRENKNLTGTARYASINTHLGIEQSRRDDLESLGYVLMYFNRGSLPWQGLKAATKRQKYERISEKKMSTPTDELCKGYPAEFSTYLRYCRQLRFEERPDYSYLRQLFRTLFHSQGFTYDYVFDWNMLKFGNARQPALPSAQQPPSHSQPTNAAPPSGTNNDQEHRSSSRPYTRQCLANALGLGPAGPTVGTSSRRQKHETMDARGDQDNQDKSDLQAGAGGQERRVSMRLHRSNAAAAAGEMQPKSKK, from the exons GGACGAACATTTCCACGGGTGAGGAAGTCGCCATAAAGCTAGAATGCATAAAAACAAGGCATCCCCAGCTCCATATAGAgtcgaaattttacaaaatgatgCAGGGTGGTG ttGGAATCCCCACAATAAAATGGTGCGGTTCGGAAGGTGACTATAATGTTATGGTGATGGAACTACTCGGCCCATCGCTAGAagatcttttcaatttttgttctcgaaaattttcgttaaaaactgTTCTACTACTCGCTGATCAATTG ATAAGCAGAACGGATTACATTCATAgtcgaaatttcattcaccGGGATATCAAACCTGACAATTTTCTTATGGGCTTGGGAAAGAAAGGAAATcttgtatatattatagattTCGGTTTGGCCAAAAAGTATCGAGATGGTCGGACGCACATGCACATACCTtatcgagaaaataaaaacctcACAGGAACTGCCAG ATACGCAAGTATAAATACACATTTGGGAATTGAACAATCACGGAGAGATGATCTTGAGTCGTTAGGTTATGTTCTGATGTATTTTAATCGGGGAAGCCTCCCTTGGCAGGGGCTGAAGGCAGCTACGAAGAGGCAAAAGTATGAACGCatctcggaaaaaaaaatgtctactcCTACAGACGAACTTTGCAAGGGTTATCCCG CCGAATTCTCAACGTATTTGAGGTACTGTAGGCAGCTGCGTTTCGAAGAGCGACCAGATTATTCATACCTGCGTCAGTTATTTCGCACATTGTTTCATAGTCAGGGATTTACTTACGACTATGTTTTCGACTGGAACATGTTAAAGTTTGGTAACGCCCGGCAACCCGCACTGCCCTCGGCACAACAGCCCCCTAGCCACTCACAGCCCACTAATGCGGCACCTCCTAGTGGGACCAACAATGATCAGGAACATCGCTCAAG TTCCAGGCCTTACACTCGACAATGTCTGGCAAATGCATTGGGTCTCGGTCCTGCGGGTCCGACGGTTGGTACTTCTAGTCGTCGCCAGAAACATGAGACGATGGACGCACGTGGTGATCAGGACAATCAGGACAAGAGCGACCTCCAAG CTGGTGCTGGTGGCCAAGAGCGAAGGGTCAGTATGCGGCTTCACCGAAGTAACGCTGCTGCAGCTGCCGGAGAAATGCAGCCCAAATCCAA GAAATGA
- the LOC124405779 gene encoding casein kinase I-like isoform X9, which translates to MELRVGNKYRLGRKIGSGSFGDIYLGTNISTGEEVAIKLECIKTRHPQLHIESKFYKMMQGGVGIPTIKWCGSEGDYNVMVMELLGPSLEDLFNFCSRKFSLKTVLLLADQLISRTDYIHSRNFIHRDIKPDNFLMGLGKKGNLVYIIDFGLAKKYRDGRTHMHIPYRENKNLTGTARYASINTHLGIEQSRRDDLESLGYVLMYFNRGSLPWQGLKAATKRQKYERISEKKMSTPTDELCKGYPAEFSTYLRYCRQLRFEERPDYSYLRQLFRTLFHSQGFTYDYVFDWNMLKFGNARQPALPSAQQPPSHSQPTNAAPPSGTNNDQEHRSSSRPYTRQCLANALGLGPAGPTVGTSSRRQKHETMDARGDQDNQDKSDLQAAGAGGQERRVSMRLHRSNAAAAAGEMQPKSKK; encoded by the exons GGACGAACATTTCCACGGGTGAGGAAGTCGCCATAAAGCTAGAATGCATAAAAACAAGGCATCCCCAGCTCCATATAGAgtcgaaattttacaaaatgatgCAGGGTGGTG ttGGAATCCCCACAATAAAATGGTGCGGTTCGGAAGGTGACTATAATGTTATGGTGATGGAACTACTCGGCCCATCGCTAGAagatcttttcaatttttgttctcgaaaattttcgttaaaaactgTTCTACTACTCGCTGATCAATTG ATAAGCAGAACGGATTACATTCATAgtcgaaatttcattcaccGGGATATCAAACCTGACAATTTTCTTATGGGCTTGGGAAAGAAAGGAAATcttgtatatattatagattTCGGTTTGGCCAAAAAGTATCGAGATGGTCGGACGCACATGCACATACCTtatcgagaaaataaaaacctcACAGGAACTGCCAG ATACGCAAGTATAAATACACATTTGGGAATTGAACAATCACGGAGAGATGATCTTGAGTCGTTAGGTTATGTTCTGATGTATTTTAATCGGGGAAGCCTCCCTTGGCAGGGGCTGAAGGCAGCTACGAAGAGGCAAAAGTATGAACGCatctcggaaaaaaaaatgtctactcCTACAGACGAACTTTGCAAGGGTTATCCCG CCGAATTCTCAACGTATTTGAGGTACTGTAGGCAGCTGCGTTTCGAAGAGCGACCAGATTATTCATACCTGCGTCAGTTATTTCGCACATTGTTTCATAGTCAGGGATTTACTTACGACTATGTTTTCGACTGGAACATGTTAAAGTTTGGTAACGCCCGGCAACCCGCACTGCCCTCGGCACAACAGCCCCCTAGCCACTCACAGCCCACTAATGCGGCACCTCCTAGTGGGACCAACAATGATCAGGAACATCGCTCAAG TTCCAGGCCTTACACTCGACAATGTCTGGCAAATGCATTGGGTCTCGGTCCTGCGGGTCCGACGGTTGGTACTTCTAGTCGTCGCCAGAAACATGAGACGATGGACGCACGTGGTGATCAGGACAATCAGGACAAGAGCGACCTCCAAG CAGCTGGTGCTGGTGGCCAAGAGCGAAGGGTCAGTATGCGGCTTCACCGAAGTAACGCTGCTGCAGCTGCCGGAGAAATGCAGCCCAAATCCAA GAAATGA
- the LOC124405779 gene encoding casein kinase I-like isoform X7, which translates to MELRVGNKYRLGRKIGSGSFGDIYLGTNISTGEEVAIKLECIKTRHPQLHIESKFYKMMQGGVGIPTIKWCGSEGDYNVMVMELLGPSLEDLFNFCSRKFSLKTVLLLADQLISRTDYIHSRNFIHRDIKPDNFLMGLGKKGNLVYIIDFGLAKKYRDGRTHMHIPYRENKNLTGTARYASINTHLGIEQSRRDDLESLGYVLMYFNRGSLPWQGLKAATKRQKYERISEKKMSTPTDELCKGYPAEFSTYLRYCRQLRFEERPDYSYLRQLFRTLFHSQGFTYDYVFDWNMLKFGNARQPALPSAQQPPSHSQPTNAAPPSGTNNDQEHRSSSRPYTRQCLANALGLGPAGPTVGTSSRRQKHETMDARGDQDNQDKSDLQAAGAGGQERRVSMRLHRSNAAAAAGEMQPKSKGFRK; encoded by the exons GGACGAACATTTCCACGGGTGAGGAAGTCGCCATAAAGCTAGAATGCATAAAAACAAGGCATCCCCAGCTCCATATAGAgtcgaaattttacaaaatgatgCAGGGTGGTG ttGGAATCCCCACAATAAAATGGTGCGGTTCGGAAGGTGACTATAATGTTATGGTGATGGAACTACTCGGCCCATCGCTAGAagatcttttcaatttttgttctcgaaaattttcgttaaaaactgTTCTACTACTCGCTGATCAATTG ATAAGCAGAACGGATTACATTCATAgtcgaaatttcattcaccGGGATATCAAACCTGACAATTTTCTTATGGGCTTGGGAAAGAAAGGAAATcttgtatatattatagattTCGGTTTGGCCAAAAAGTATCGAGATGGTCGGACGCACATGCACATACCTtatcgagaaaataaaaacctcACAGGAACTGCCAG ATACGCAAGTATAAATACACATTTGGGAATTGAACAATCACGGAGAGATGATCTTGAGTCGTTAGGTTATGTTCTGATGTATTTTAATCGGGGAAGCCTCCCTTGGCAGGGGCTGAAGGCAGCTACGAAGAGGCAAAAGTATGAACGCatctcggaaaaaaaaatgtctactcCTACAGACGAACTTTGCAAGGGTTATCCCG CCGAATTCTCAACGTATTTGAGGTACTGTAGGCAGCTGCGTTTCGAAGAGCGACCAGATTATTCATACCTGCGTCAGTTATTTCGCACATTGTTTCATAGTCAGGGATTTACTTACGACTATGTTTTCGACTGGAACATGTTAAAGTTTGGTAACGCCCGGCAACCCGCACTGCCCTCGGCACAACAGCCCCCTAGCCACTCACAGCCCACTAATGCGGCACCTCCTAGTGGGACCAACAATGATCAGGAACATCGCTCAAG TTCCAGGCCTTACACTCGACAATGTCTGGCAAATGCATTGGGTCTCGGTCCTGCGGGTCCGACGGTTGGTACTTCTAGTCGTCGCCAGAAACATGAGACGATGGACGCACGTGGTGATCAGGACAATCAGGACAAGAGCGACCTCCAAG CAGCTGGTGCTGGTGGCCAAGAGCGAAGGGTCAGTATGCGGCTTCACCGAAGTAACGCTGCTGCAGCTGCCGGAGAAATGCAGCCCAAATCCAA GGGTTTTAGGAAATGA